From the genome of Nocardia sp. NBC_01503, one region includes:
- a CDS encoding RNA polymerase sigma factor, with protein MVATNTRETAESADEADSADTTAARPVKKAAAKKAPAKKVAAKKAPAKKVAAKKAPAKKAAAKKAGSKAEGAEGEADVVGDDDVELDDLGDLEVDETDLVEVDLAEDDADEETEAAPAGEEAEEAEEPTEKDKASGDFVWDEEESEALRQARKDAELTASADSVRAYLKQIGKVALLNAEEEVELAKRIEAGLYATERLRELAEKGEKLPVQLRRDLQWIMRDGNRAKNHLLEANLRLVVSLAKRYTGRGMAFLDLIQEGNLGLIRAVEKFDYTKGYKFSTYATWWIRQAITRAMADQARTIRIPVHMVEVINKLGRIQRELLQDLGREPTPEELAKEMDITPEKVLEIQQYAREPISLDQTIGDEGDSQLGDFIEDSEAVVAVDAVSFTLLQDQLQSVLETLSEREAGVVRLRFGLTDGQPRTLDEIGQVYGVTRERIRQIESKTMSKLRHPSRSQVLRDYLD; from the coding sequence GTGGTAGCCACGAATACCCGAGAGACCGCCGAATCGGCCGACGAAGCCGACTCCGCAGACACCACCGCAGCACGGCCGGTCAAGAAGGCTGCCGCCAAGAAAGCACCGGCCAAGAAGGTCGCTGCCAAGAAGGCTCCCGCCAAGAAGGTCGCTGCCAAGAAGGCTCCCGCCAAAAAGGCAGCTGCCAAAAAGGCCGGGAGCAAGGCCGAGGGCGCCGAGGGCGAAGCCGATGTGGTCGGCGACGACGACGTCGAGCTCGACGATCTCGGTGATCTCGAGGTCGATGAGACCGATCTGGTCGAAGTAGACCTCGCCGAGGACGACGCCGATGAGGAGACCGAGGCCGCTCCGGCGGGCGAGGAAGCCGAAGAGGCCGAGGAGCCCACCGAGAAGGACAAGGCTTCGGGCGATTTCGTCTGGGACGAGGAGGAATCCGAGGCCCTGCGCCAGGCCCGCAAAGACGCCGAGCTCACCGCTTCGGCCGACTCGGTCCGCGCCTACCTCAAGCAGATCGGCAAGGTCGCGCTGCTCAACGCGGAGGAGGAGGTCGAGCTCGCCAAGCGAATCGAGGCCGGTCTCTACGCCACCGAGCGTCTGCGCGAACTGGCCGAGAAGGGCGAGAAGCTCCCCGTTCAGCTGCGCCGCGACCTGCAGTGGATCATGCGCGATGGCAATCGCGCCAAGAACCATCTGCTGGAAGCCAACCTGCGACTGGTGGTTTCGCTCGCCAAGCGCTACACCGGCCGCGGTATGGCGTTCCTGGATCTGATCCAGGAAGGCAATCTGGGTCTGATCCGCGCGGTCGAGAAGTTCGACTACACCAAGGGCTACAAGTTCTCCACGTATGCCACGTGGTGGATTCGTCAGGCCATCACCCGCGCCATGGCCGATCAGGCTCGCACCATCCGTATTCCGGTGCACATGGTCGAGGTCATCAACAAGCTGGGCCGTATCCAGCGTGAACTCCTGCAGGATCTGGGCCGTGAGCCCACTCCGGAGGAGCTCGCCAAGGAAATGGACATCACGCCCGAGAAGGTGCTGGAGATCCAGCAGTACGCGCGTGAGCCCATCTCCCTCGATCAGACCATCGGTGACGAGGGCGATTCCCAGCTCGGCGATTTCATCGAGGACTCCGAAGCCGTTGTCGCCGTGGACGCGGTGAGCTTCACCCTCCTCCAGGACCAACTCCAGTCGGTCCTCGAGACACTGTCCGAGCGCGAAGCCGGCGTAGTCCGCCTCCGCTTCGGCCTCACCGACGGCCAGCCCCGCACCCTCGACGAGATCGGCCAGGTTTACGGGGTCACCCGCGAACGCATCCGCCAGATCGAGTCCAAGACCATGAGCAAGCTCCGCCACCCGAGCCGCTCCCAGGTCCTGCGCGACTACCTGGACTAG
- the ppgK gene encoding polyphosphate--glucose phosphotransferase translates to MSARGHAFGIDIGGSGVKGAAVDLATGELVQERIKVPTPHPSTPNAVAEAVAKVVAQSGWDGPVGITMPSVIIGGVVRTAANIDKSWIGTDARALFSVALGGREVTVLNDADAAGLAEDRYGAAKDLSGSVMLLTFGTGIGSAVMYNGVLVPNTELGHIEVDGKEAEHRAAASIKDRDGLTYPEWAAEVSKVLVTLENLFWPNVFVAGGGISRDYAEWIPLLTNRTPVVAADLKNTAGIVGAAMAVSAGIAP, encoded by the coding sequence ATGTCCGCTCGGGGGCACGCGTTCGGGATCGACATCGGCGGTAGCGGCGTCAAGGGCGCCGCGGTCGATCTGGCCACCGGCGAGCTGGTCCAGGAACGCATCAAGGTGCCGACACCGCACCCGTCCACGCCGAACGCGGTGGCCGAGGCGGTGGCGAAGGTGGTGGCGCAGTCCGGCTGGGACGGTCCGGTCGGCATCACCATGCCGAGCGTGATCATCGGCGGGGTGGTGCGCACGGCCGCCAATATCGACAAGTCGTGGATCGGCACCGATGCGCGCGCACTGTTCTCGGTGGCGCTGGGTGGGCGGGAGGTGACGGTGCTCAATGACGCCGACGCCGCCGGACTCGCCGAGGACCGCTACGGCGCGGCGAAGGATCTGAGCGGTTCGGTAATGCTGCTCACCTTCGGCACGGGCATCGGATCGGCCGTGATGTACAACGGTGTGCTGGTCCCGAACACCGAACTCGGGCATATCGAGGTCGACGGGAAGGAGGCCGAGCATCGGGCCGCCGCGTCCATCAAGGATCGCGATGGACTCACCTACCCCGAATGGGCCGCCGAGGTGAGTAAGGTGCTGGTCACGCTGGAAAATCTGTTCTGGCCGAATGTGTTCGTGGCGGGTGGCGGCATCAGCCGTGACTACGCCGAATGGATTCCCCTGCTGACCAACAGAACACCCGTTGTGGCAGCCGATTTGAAGAACACCGCGGGCATTGTCGGAGCGGCAATGGCCGTGTCTGCCGGTATCGCGCCGTAA
- a CDS encoding inositol monophosphatase family protein, with the protein MGIVPESDFTSTASNTTATTDGTDIAELRRIAVHLAETAAAHVRTRRPQVFGPGTVEDEAVQSKSTPTDPVTIVDTETEALVRRLAAQLRPGDSVVGEEDGGTLTDDPEAVQWVVDPIDGTVNFVYGIPAYSVSVAAVRDGKSVAGAVADVVHEVTYSAGLGQGAHRSVFGGWGARDDSIEKPIPLRCNAVDSVAMALVATGFAYAPKRRARQGELIAELLPEIRDIRRLGSAALDLCMVAEGRVDAHYEHGLNLWDWAAGALIAAEAGAVLTLPAPTSTGAAGELVVAAAPGIAAELSVLLDRIGVTTPIPV; encoded by the coding sequence ATGGGGATCGTGCCGGAATCCGATTTCACCTCCACCGCATCGAACACCACCGCGACCACCGACGGGACCGACATCGCCGAACTTCGCCGCATAGCGGTCCATCTGGCCGAAACCGCCGCCGCGCATGTGCGCACCCGACGCCCCCAGGTTTTCGGACCGGGCACGGTCGAGGACGAGGCCGTGCAGTCCAAGAGCACACCCACCGATCCGGTCACCATCGTCGATACCGAAACCGAGGCCCTTGTCCGCCGCCTGGCCGCCCAATTGCGCCCGGGGGACTCTGTAGTCGGGGAAGAGGACGGCGGGACGCTGACGGACGATCCGGAGGCCGTGCAGTGGGTCGTGGATCCCATCGACGGAACCGTGAACTTCGTCTACGGGATTCCGGCGTACTCGGTCTCGGTGGCGGCGGTGCGCGACGGCAAATCCGTCGCCGGAGCCGTCGCCGATGTGGTGCACGAGGTCACCTACAGCGCCGGGCTGGGTCAGGGCGCACACCGCAGCGTCTTCGGCGGCTGGGGCGCGCGGGACGATTCGATCGAGAAGCCGATTCCCTTGCGTTGCAACGCCGTCGACTCGGTCGCCATGGCGCTGGTCGCCACCGGCTTCGCCTACGCCCCCAAGCGCCGTGCCCGGCAGGGCGAACTCATCGCGGAGTTGTTGCCGGAGATTCGCGATATCCGCCGACTCGGTTCGGCCGCACTGGATTTGTGCATGGTCGCCGAGGGTCGCGTGGACGCGCACTACGAGCACGGCCTGAACCTGTGGGATTGGGCCGCGGGCGCGCTCATCGCCGCCGAGGCGGGTGCCGTGCTGACCCTGCCCGCGCCGACCTCGACGGGTGCCGCGGGGGAGTTGGTGGTCGCCGCCGCCCCCGGTATCGCGGCCGAATTATCGGTGCTGTTGGACCGGATCGGCGTCACCACCCCTATCCCGGTTTAA
- the cei gene encoding envelope integrity protein Cei: MVSLITQGNSTDPEGRPFIRRRWEPWAAMVGVIAVICVGVWFKALTTTEADPGAMACNSPSPASSTAAPAAAPLGQRVGQSRLRDVEPVALAQSKVRVFNANGQRGQAAHVASELGDLGFASAPDVQVGNDPVYVNGDLECTGQIRFGVNGRPAAAAVQLVAPCAELIEDQRTDDTVDFVLGSLFRDIRPSTDAEEVLRSLKNPAPGTTPAIDPKLLDAARHSKC, translated from the coding sequence GTGGTTTCACTGATCACCCAAGGCAATTCGACCGACCCCGAGGGGCGGCCCTTCATTCGGCGACGCTGGGAGCCGTGGGCAGCCATGGTGGGCGTCATCGCCGTGATCTGCGTCGGTGTGTGGTTCAAGGCACTGACGACGACCGAGGCCGATCCCGGCGCGATGGCGTGCAATTCGCCCAGTCCAGCCTCCAGTACCGCCGCGCCCGCGGCCGCCCCGTTGGGGCAGCGGGTGGGGCAATCGCGGCTACGTGATGTGGAACCGGTGGCGCTCGCACAGTCCAAGGTGCGCGTGTTCAACGCCAACGGCCAGCGCGGACAGGCCGCGCATGTGGCCTCCGAACTGGGCGATCTCGGTTTCGCCAGCGCACCGGACGTGCAGGTCGGCAATGATCCGGTCTACGTGAACGGTGATCTGGAGTGCACCGGGCAGATTCGGTTCGGTGTGAACGGGCGGCCCGCCGCGGCGGCCGTGCAGTTGGTCGCGCCGTGCGCGGAGCTCATCGAGGATCAGCGCACGGATGACACCGTCGATTTCGTGCTCGGCTCGCTGTTCCGGGATATCCGGCCCAGCACCGATGCCGAGGAGGTGTTGCGCTCGCTGAAGAATCCGGCGCCGGGAACGACACCGGCCATCGATCCCAAGCTGCTCGACGCGGCCCGACACTCCAAGTGTTGA
- a CDS encoding DUF4193 domain-containing protein, with protein MATDYDAPRRSETDEVSEDSLEELKARRNEAASAVVDIDESDTAESFELPGADLSEEVLSVRVIPKQADEFTCSSCFLVHHRSRLANEAGGQLICMDCAA; from the coding sequence ATGGCAACCGACTATGACGCACCGAGGCGTAGCGAAACCGACGAAGTGTCGGAGGACTCGCTCGAGGAGCTGAAGGCTCGTCGCAACGAGGCCGCGTCCGCCGTCGTGGATATCGACGAATCCGATACCGCGGAGTCGTTCGAGCTTCCCGGCGCGGATCTTTCGGAGGAGGTGCTCTCGGTTCGGGTCATCCCGAAGCAGGCCGATGAGTTCACCTGTTCCAGCTGCTTCCTGGTGCACCACCGCAGCCGGCTGGCCAATGAGGCCGGCGGGCAGCTGATTTGCATGGACTGCGCGGCCTGA
- a CDS encoding DUF3093 domain-containing protein — translation MEPQQQTTPLYSERLWVPLWWWPVGLAVTGLLAAEIHMGAPGIRAWLPYVLLFPIPVWVLLWMSRHRVEVARDADGTPELRIDTAHLPATFVARAAGVPTSAKSAALGRQLDPAAYVQHRAWIGPMLLLVLDDPDDPTPYWLVSTRRPERIMEALGL, via the coding sequence ATGGAACCTCAGCAGCAGACCACGCCCCTCTACTCCGAGCGCCTCTGGGTGCCGCTGTGGTGGTGGCCCGTCGGCCTGGCCGTCACCGGCCTGCTGGCAGCCGAAATCCACATGGGCGCACCGGGTATCCGGGCGTGGCTGCCGTACGTGCTGCTGTTCCCCATCCCCGTCTGGGTACTGCTCTGGATGTCGCGCCATCGCGTCGAAGTGGCGCGTGACGCGGACGGAACCCCCGAATTGCGAATCGACACCGCCCATCTCCCGGCCACCTTCGTGGCGCGCGCGGCGGGGGTGCCGACCAGTGCGAAGAGCGCGGCCCTGGGTCGACAGCTCGATCCGGCCGCTTATGTACAGCACCGCGCCTGGATCGGCCCGATGCTCCTACTCGTGCTCGACGACCCGGACGACCCGACACCGTACTGGTTGGTCAGTACGCGCCGGCCCGAACGAATCATGGAAGCACTCGGCCTTTAA
- the dut gene encoding dUTP diphosphatase, producing the protein MTGIPPIPLLRLDAGMPVPTRAHEGDAGVDLCTTEDVIIEPGERVLVGTGIAIALPIGTVGLIHPRSGLAAKHGLSVVNTPGTVDAGYRGEIKVCLINHDLRTPIELRRGDRIAQLLVQRVELVDFAEVRTLDETERGAGGYGSSGGHASLVAQSGGVDRAAGKEA; encoded by the coding sequence GTGACCGGAATTCCTCCTATTCCCCTGCTGCGGCTCGATGCCGGCATGCCCGTACCCACGCGCGCTCATGAGGGCGATGCCGGGGTGGACCTGTGCACCACCGAGGACGTCATCATCGAACCGGGGGAGCGGGTGCTGGTCGGTACCGGCATCGCTATCGCGCTCCCGATCGGGACGGTCGGTCTGATCCATCCGAGATCGGGACTCGCCGCCAAGCACGGCCTCTCGGTCGTCAACACCCCCGGCACGGTCGATGCCGGGTACCGCGGTGAGATCAAGGTGTGCCTGATCAATCATGATCTGCGTACTCCCATCGAGCTCCGGCGCGGTGACCGTATCGCCCAGCTGCTGGTGCAGCGGGTCGAGTTGGTCGACTTCGCCGAGGTGCGCACGCTCGACGAAACCGAGCGGGGCGCAGGAGGATACGGATCGAGCGGTGGGCACGCCAGCCTGGTCGCACAGTCCGGCGGGGTGGATAGAGCAGCCGGTAAGGAGGCCTGA
- a CDS encoding DUF3710 domain-containing protein, whose amino-acid sequence MFGRKKNKGDADDARYDDEYTEYDEYGDDDVEYEAEGYDEPAYTAATDPEFDTDSFRVPERGSKVGPYNYEDVVDQLENVVEQRLDLGSVIVPVPPGGQLQVEMTPDGTPQAVHLATEHGRITVAAYAAPKSSGQWRSVAADLAETLRKDGAQVSVQNGPWGRELHAVTDGADLRFIGVDGHRWMVRLVAAGPSGSAAESTPLVAAARAIMSETIVRRGDEPLPVREPLPVVLPQELADQLAAAHQQQLAAQQQAVAAQLAALQGGPQPGVPQQDTEPRRGAEGSAMQQLGLQ is encoded by the coding sequence ATGTTCGGACGCAAGAAGAACAAGGGTGACGCGGACGACGCCCGGTACGACGACGAGTACACCGAGTACGACGAATACGGTGACGACGACGTCGAATACGAAGCCGAGGGGTACGACGAACCCGCGTACACCGCGGCGACGGATCCGGAGTTCGACACCGATTCGTTCCGGGTGCCCGAGCGTGGCTCCAAGGTCGGCCCGTACAACTACGAGGATGTCGTCGACCAGCTAGAGAACGTCGTCGAACAGCGCCTGGATCTGGGATCGGTCATCGTGCCGGTCCCGCCGGGCGGACAGCTTCAGGTCGAGATGACCCCGGACGGCACCCCGCAGGCGGTGCACCTGGCCACCGAGCACGGCCGCATCACCGTGGCCGCGTACGCCGCGCCCAAGTCGTCGGGTCAATGGCGTTCGGTCGCAGCCGATCTCGCCGAGACGCTGCGCAAGGACGGCGCGCAGGTGTCGGTGCAGAACGGCCCCTGGGGTCGTGAACTGCACGCGGTCACCGATGGCGCGGATCTGCGCTTCATCGGCGTGGACGGACACCGCTGGATGGTTCGCCTGGTCGCGGCCGGTCCCTCCGGCTCCGCCGCCGAGAGCACGCCGCTGGTGGCCGCGGCCCGCGCCATCATGAGCGAGACCATCGTGCGCCGTGGTGACGAGCCGCTGCCGGTGCGTGAGCCGCTGCCGGTGGTCCTACCCCAGGAGCTGGCGGATCAGCTCGCCGCCGCGCACCAGCAGCAGCTGGCCGCGCAGCAGCAGGCCGTGGCCGCACAGCTCGCCGCCCTCCAGGGCGGCCCCCAGCCCGGAGTCCCGCAGCAGGACACCGAACCGCGCCGCGGCGCGGAAGGTTCGGCCATGCAGCAGCTGGGCCTCCAATAG
- a CDS encoding alpha/beta fold hydrolase, producing MPDLPHPAVAVALPGTGSDAHFARRAFGSACAALDIPFHPVDPDPRRVIDSYHAALDAAARSGPVLIAGVSLGAAVAVEWAARHPDSVYGVVAALPAWTGADTTGCPAALSAAATASALRADGIDAVIEGMRASSPAWLAEALTRSWRSQWPDLPSALDEAAAYRWPEAELLSSITVPVSLVGAIDDPVHPFGVAERWADLIPDSELHHLTLDELGSDPAILGQRGFRTLVPRRIATP from the coding sequence GTGCCCGATCTACCACATCCGGCGGTCGCCGTCGCCCTGCCCGGAACCGGTTCCGATGCCCATTTCGCCCGCCGGGCCTTCGGATCCGCCTGTGCCGCACTGGATATCCCATTTCATCCGGTCGATCCGGACCCGCGCCGAGTGATCGACAGCTACCACGCCGCACTCGACGCCGCGGCACGCTCGGGACCGGTGCTCATCGCGGGCGTCTCGCTCGGTGCGGCGGTCGCCGTGGAATGGGCGGCCCGGCACCCGGATTCGGTCTACGGCGTGGTCGCGGCGCTGCCCGCCTGGACCGGCGCGGACACCACCGGCTGCCCGGCGGCCCTGAGCGCGGCGGCCACCGCCTCGGCCCTGCGCGCGGACGGCATCGACGCCGTCATCGAAGGTATGCGAGCCTCCAGCCCGGCGTGGCTGGCCGAAGCGCTCACCCGCTCGTGGCGCTCGCAGTGGCCGGACCTGCCCTCGGCGCTCGACGAGGCCGCCGCCTACCGCTGGCCCGAAGCCGAATTGTTGAGCAGCATCACAGTGCCGGTATCCCTCGTCGGCGCGATCGACGATCCGGTGCACCCCTTCGGGGTCGCCGAGCGCTGGGCCGACCTCATCCCCGACAGCGAGCTACACCACCTCACCCTCGACGAACTCGGCTCGGACCCAGCCATTCTCGGCCAGCGCGGCTTCAGGACTCTGGTCCCTCGCCGCATTGCGACCCCCTGA
- a CDS encoding OB-fold nucleic acid binding domain-containing protein has protein sequence MPSSGGKDFPSGYFRRLSRRLTEDLDRLDAEELAETSEASGACHASECRRGEEVTMLGRLRSVEACPKSGGAEVEAEFFDGTDSVNLVFIGRRRIPGIEPGRRILVRGRVGERDGGKVIFNPYYELRGNS, from the coding sequence ATGCCATCCTCGGGTGGAAAGGACTTCCCTTCAGGCTATTTCCGGCGACTCAGCCGGCGCCTGACGGAGGATCTGGATCGTTTGGATGCCGAGGAACTCGCAGAGACCTCCGAAGCGTCGGGTGCGTGTCACGCATCGGAGTGTCGCCGTGGCGAAGAGGTCACCATGCTGGGTCGGCTGCGCAGTGTCGAGGCGTGTCCGAAGTCGGGCGGCGCCGAGGTCGAGGCCGAGTTCTTCGACGGCACCGACAGTGTGAACCTGGTGTTCATCGGCCGGCGGCGCATCCCGGGTATCGAGCCGGGGCGTCGTATCCTGGTCCGCGGCCGGGTCGGCGAGCGTGACGGCGGCAAGGTCATTTTCAACCCCTACTACGAACTTCGCGGGAACTCCTGA
- a CDS encoding DUF3159 domain-containing protein produces MPIPASSNDEGRAPAGDPRELEDVFTDELTAREAELAGAVTEQYVVQHPHGLREELEELHEEEVEQTLLEQLGGFSGLIYSSLPVLVFVPVNSLRGLTTAIWAALGVATAILIWRLVRRGPIQPAISGFLGVGVCAFIAYRMGEAKGFFLFGIYASLVYSGAFLVSLVVRWPLAGVIWGVLNGHGTEWRSDRRAMRLYDLATVVWAVVFGARYLVQNHLYDSNSTGLLAVARLAMGWPLTAVALVVTVWAVRKAGHLPVSTAKTAKTAAPAESADSARN; encoded by the coding sequence ATGCCGATACCTGCCAGCAGCAATGACGAGGGCCGCGCGCCCGCCGGTGACCCTCGCGAGCTGGAGGACGTCTTCACGGACGAGCTCACCGCGCGTGAGGCCGAACTCGCCGGGGCCGTGACCGAGCAGTACGTGGTCCAGCATCCGCACGGCCTGCGCGAGGAGTTGGAGGAGCTGCACGAGGAAGAGGTCGAGCAGACCCTCCTGGAACAGCTCGGCGGCTTCAGCGGCCTGATCTACTCCTCGCTGCCGGTGCTGGTGTTCGTACCGGTGAATTCGCTGCGCGGGCTCACCACCGCCATCTGGGCGGCCCTGGGTGTGGCCACCGCGATTCTGATCTGGCGATTGGTGCGGCGCGGTCCCATCCAGCCGGCCATCTCCGGCTTCCTGGGTGTGGGTGTCTGCGCGTTCATCGCCTATCGCATGGGTGAGGCCAAGGGCTTCTTCCTGTTCGGCATCTACGCCAGCCTGGTGTACTCGGGCGCGTTCCTGGTGTCGCTGGTGGTGCGCTGGCCCCTGGCGGGTGTCATCTGGGGTGTGTTGAACGGCCATGGCACGGAATGGCGTTCGGATCGCCGGGCCATGCGCCTCTACGATCTGGCGACCGTGGTGTGGGCGGTGGTGTTCGGCGCCCGCTATCTGGTGCAGAACCATCTCTACGACTCCAACAGCACCGGTCTGCTGGCCGTCGCGCGCCTGGCCATGGGCTGGCCGTTGACGGCAGTGGCGCTGGTGGTCACCGTGTGGGCTGTTCGCAAGGCCGGGCATCTGCCGGTCTCCACTGCGAAGACCGCGAAGACCGCCGCACCGGCCGAATCCGCGGACTCCGCGCGTAATTGA
- a CDS encoding sigma-70 family RNA polymerase sigma factor, with protein sequence MRTTAAARRHSAGRGTKTNSAATSESRRAAAELEKLIGPAAAGDRAAVTEILKIVYPLVRRYCAARMGGAGHLHVTADDVAQEICMATVQAIPRYRDQGKSFLAFVYGISANKVADAFRRAQLHPAYPVAEFPDEPMNEAGPEERAMQSETRAATRELMKVLAPTHREVLVMRIVLGWTAAQTAEAIGTSPGVVRVMQHRALNKLRAELRAAS encoded by the coding sequence GTGCGGACGACGGCCGCCGCGCGCAGGCATTCGGCGGGGCGGGGAACCAAGACCAACAGCGCGGCCACATCGGAATCCCGGCGTGCCGCAGCGGAACTGGAGAAGTTGATCGGACCGGCCGCCGCGGGCGACCGGGCGGCGGTCACCGAGATCCTCAAGATCGTGTACCCGCTGGTGCGGCGCTACTGCGCGGCGCGAATGGGCGGCGCGGGTCATCTACATGTGACGGCCGATGATGTGGCACAGGAGATCTGCATGGCCACCGTGCAGGCCATTCCGCGCTACCGCGATCAGGGCAAGTCGTTCCTGGCGTTCGTGTACGGCATCTCGGCCAACAAGGTCGCCGACGCGTTCCGGCGGGCGCAGCTGCATCCGGCGTATCCGGTGGCGGAGTTCCCGGATGAGCCGATGAACGAGGCCGGTCCGGAGGAGCGGGCGATGCAGTCCGAAACCCGGGCCGCCACACGGGAACTCATGAAGGTGCTGGCCCCGACCCATCGCGAGGTGCTGGTCATGCGCATCGTGCTGGGCTGGACCGCGGCGCAGACCGCGGAGGCCATCGGCACCAGTCCGGGCGTGGTGCGGGTTATGCAGCATCGCGCGCTGAACAAGCTGCGCGCCGAACTCCGGGCGGCGTCGTAG
- a CDS encoding potassium channel family protein: protein MKVAIAGAGAVGRSIAQELLRGGHQVMLLERRLDHIDPTAAPTAVWTHADACELETLEEAGLESYDVVIAATGDDKVNLVFALLAKTEFGVGRVVARVNDPRNEWLFDSSWGVDVAVSTPRLLASLVEEAVSVGDLVRLMTLRQGQANLVEITLPTDTPLAGKAVRTLKLPRDAALVTILRGGRVIVPQGDDPLEGEDELLFVTSVEAEDDLRKALGVNGFGTPVGATA, encoded by the coding sequence ATGAAGGTAGCCATTGCGGGCGCGGGGGCCGTCGGCCGATCCATCGCCCAGGAGCTATTGCGCGGCGGACATCAGGTCATGCTGCTGGAGCGCCGCCTCGATCACATCGATCCGACCGCCGCGCCCACCGCGGTCTGGACCCACGCCGATGCCTGCGAGCTGGAGACGCTCGAAGAGGCCGGGCTGGAATCCTATGACGTGGTCATCGCCGCCACCGGCGACGACAAGGTGAATCTGGTGTTCGCACTGCTCGCCAAGACCGAGTTCGGGGTGGGGCGAGTGGTCGCGCGGGTGAACGATCCGCGCAATGAATGGCTCTTCGATTCGTCGTGGGGTGTGGACGTGGCCGTCTCGACACCGCGACTGCTGGCCTCACTGGTCGAGGAGGCCGTCTCGGTGGGTGATCTGGTGCGGCTCATGACGCTGCGTCAGGGCCAGGCCAATCTGGTGGAGATCACCCTGCCCACCGATACGCCGTTGGCGGGCAAGGCCGTTCGCACGCTGAAGCTGCCGCGCGATGCCGCGCTGGTCACCATTCTGCGCGGCGGCCGGGTCATCGTGCCGCAGGGCGACGACCCGCTCGAAGGCGAGGACGAACTGCTGTTCGTCACCTCCGTGGAGGCCGAGGACGATCTTCGGAAAGCCCTCGGCGTCAACGGTTTCGGCACCCCGGTCGGCGCAACCGCCTGA
- a CDS encoding potassium channel family protein, with translation MYVVIMGCGRVGSSLARALVRIGHEVAVIDQNSSAFLRLGRDFPGLCITGVGFDRDVLTRAGIERAGAFAAVSSGDNSNIISARVARETFGIERVVARIYDAKRAAVYERLGIPTIATVPWTTDRFLRTLVADQSTTTWRDPTGTVAVTEIPLHEEWYGRTVQSLESATGARVAFLIRFGQGMLPNAKTMLQADDMVYIAATSGSVGEAVALAGNPPASED, from the coding sequence GTGTACGTAGTGATCATGGGGTGTGGGCGAGTGGGATCCTCACTCGCACGCGCCCTGGTCCGCATCGGCCACGAGGTCGCGGTGATCGACCAGAATTCGAGCGCCTTCCTGCGCCTCGGCCGCGATTTCCCCGGATTGTGCATTACCGGAGTCGGATTCGACCGGGATGTACTGACCCGCGCGGGCATCGAACGGGCGGGCGCCTTCGCGGCCGTCTCCTCCGGCGACAACTCCAACATCATCTCCGCGCGCGTGGCCCGCGAAACCTTCGGGATCGAGCGCGTGGTCGCCCGCATCTACGATGCCAAACGCGCCGCCGTCTACGAGCGCCTCGGCATTCCGACCATCGCCACCGTGCCCTGGACCACCGACCGGTTCCTGCGCACCCTGGTCGCCGATCAATCCACCACCACCTGGCGAGATCCCACCGGCACCGTCGCGGTGACCGAGATCCCGCTGCACGAGGAGTGGTACGGCCGCACCGTGCAATCCCTGGAGAGCGCCACCGGCGCGCGCGTGGCCTTCCTCATCCGCTTCGGACAGGGCATGCTGCCCAACGCCAAGACGATGCTGCAGGCCGACGACATGGTATACATCGCCGCCACCTCGGGCAGTGTCGGTGAGGCCGTCGCCCTGGCCGGTAACCCACCCGCGAGCGAGGATTAG